A window of Macaca thibetana thibetana isolate TM-01 chromosome 7, ASM2454274v1, whole genome shotgun sequence genomic DNA:
tgagtgagttctcactctattagttcatgcCAGGACTAGTTGTTTAAAACAGActggtttctctctcttgcttcctctcttgccatgtgacaccctgctccctttttccttctgccatgattgtaagcttcctgaggcctcatcagaagcagatactggcaccatgcttcttgtacagtctgcagtaTTGTAAGCCAaaacaaacttcttttctttatgaattgcccagctcaggtattcctttatagcaatacagaacagactaatacaacatcagagtaaaaagcaaaaccatgagaaatcataaaaaattagCATTTCCAAATCATGTGGGAATATTAAccttaataaacaaaaacaaatattttaattaaaactttgtaattaaatatgtgtgaaatatattatgaatataatgTAATTATACATTTTCACATAAAACCCAATATTCTACCACTTGAATTTAGACATCCGGATCTCAGATTTTCTTGACATTGCAGCTAAGAAGAAACTAGTacgggtttttattttttatttttaaagggtgTATGTTATAAAGTGGCAACTGCTCATTTCACCagaatcagtattttaaataactagCAGCATTTAATATTTCCCAACTAATAAAAAAGATTACTTTTTGTCCACTGAAAGGGGACAGGTGGGTGTGTAAATTTAAGTGTTGTAGTTGTTGGCATATTAGCTGCTATGTCTCTGTTGGAAATCAGCCACGTAGAAGAGCATACTGGGGAAGAAGCCTGGGGAGGGGAGTAGACTACAGAGAGTGAAGAGCAAATAGGAGCAGTCAGAACTAGGAGTAGCAGAAATGAATAAGAAGGGCAGGGATAGAGCtacccccgccccccgcccttTACCAGGTGTGCTCCACGTGTGTGGCACATGGCAAAGAGTCCTCACATTTACACTGCCCTTGACAAACACATTCTAAAAGCAGATGGAGTTTGTACTGAATGTGTTCTGAGGCCCGCCCGCTGCTGATTTAATCCCCTCTCACCTTGTCCCACACCTCCTCGGTGATATCCATTAGGCTTCCAAAGAAAGGGTTGACAGCAGCATTGGAGACTAGGATATCGATACCTCCATGAAGCTTCACAGCCTAGAGAGAGGGGGTGAGGTCTGGACCAGGGCTGCAGTAAGTAAGGGAGGTGCATTTACCCATGTTGATAAAAACTTGCTTTTGAGTTATGCCctgtgggtcacgcctgtaatcatggcactttgggaggtcaaggtgggcggatcacttgagctgagttTGAGAGAAGCTAGAGccacatagcgagaccttgtctttatattaaaaaaaaaaaaacaatgacaacaaaacctTCCTTCTTAGGAACTATCATCAAAATAAGTTCTCTTTcctaaaacatctttttttttttttttgaaaactaccCTAAGATCTGCTGCTAACCATTTAAGGttggcttccttctttcttttttagacggagtcttgctctgtcacccaggctggagtacagtggcatgatctcagctcactgcagccttgatctactgggttcaagccatcctcttgcctcagtccccAAAGTAGCCGGGAGTATAAGtacttgccaccacaccccgccaatttttgtattttttgtagagacagggtcttgccctgttgccgaggctggtctggaactcctgagctcaagccattcacctgcctcagtatCCGAAATtgttacaggtgcgagccaccaggAAGTTTGTCTTATATTTTTTTGCAGTCTTTTCTTCCCACCTCCTATTCTTCTAAGGCTGTCTCTGACCCTTTGCTCTCTTCTTTACACTTGCCCTTTGGGAAGCTCCTTCATTCTCATGATTTCAAGTCTCACCTCAAAATCTATTTCTagacccctcctcttcctttcacAGTGAGTTCCACCCCCATTTCTCCAAGTGCTTACTGTCCAGTTCTCCTTGAATAAGTTACCCTTATCTCAAAGTCAATCTGTCCACACTTACCTGAATGGAAAAACGGGCTTAAATAGAGCTGAAGAAAGTTACCCTGGAGGGGCCTTCGAGATCATCTATTCCAATGTCCTTAAGGTGGAGATGATGAAACAGGTTCTGGGAATTTTCTCAAGACCATATAGTTCAGTAGTGACACACTGAGGGTAGCTAAGAACAGGAAGCCTGCTTATTCTGTGTTTGGGAAAGTGATTTGCTCAGGGCACAAAGCTAGTTAGTAGTGGAAGAACTGAGGTcagtctcccattctgtagcacACCGCTAATTCATAAGAGCCCTCTGAAAGTGAGTTGGGGTCATTAGGAAACTGGCTGCCCAGGAGAGCCATGATGGGAGAAGATACCAGCCTGAATTTAAAGCAATTCCATATTTAGTTATGATGTCAttttccctgtctctgtctctctcttttgacCTGAAGGCATGAAAGATTCAAGGTAGAAACTGACATTTAAACTGAGAAAGCCAAGAAAGGCAACATCTCACCTCCTTAATCAGTTATAAGTAGGTAGTGAGGTGTGTGCTAGAGTAATGAATGGCCAAGCAGAATCTGCCAACAAGAGTTTTCAGTACAAAGTGACCCTGAAACCAGACTTTACATTTGCCCGGAACTGGCAATTTTGATGCCTTGGGCAAGTAGCAGTACATGGGCCCTTGGTCAACTTTGTGCTTCAGACTTGGCACACAGAGGGGTGTTACTAACAATGTACACCATCTGCTAGCTTCCCGTTTTAACTAATTATTCTTGTTAACTAGGTGCTAAACTCAGTTGTTTCTAGATGGTTGAAGGAATGCCTGGGCTGTCAATGTGTAAATCTAATAAAATTTACAGtcatataatcttttaaaacCAGTATTAATACTTTCCTGCACCCTTTAAATTTTGGCATAAAGCCCAGTCACCTGCCTTAGTTTTGTCTAAGTCTCACCAATGGACTTGTTACCAGGGAGGTGCAGAGTAAGTTAATAAGTGATGTGCGCTGTGCTGAGTTCACATGTTTTTGGGCTGGGTGAGGACAGTGGATTGCTCTAGAAtcacctggagacattttctacTCTGCAGTAtacctcatgcctgtagtcctagccacttgggaggctgaggtggcaggattgcttgagttcaggggttggaggttacagtgagctatgatcatgccactgcactccagcctgggaaacagagtgaggccttgtctttggaaaaaaaaaaagtgtctaagTCTTGTTCTAAATTGTGTGATCACTACACTAAAGCGGTTAGGAGCTGTTTGCTCTGTGTTCTGATagttatacatttttaagaaaaaaatataatcaagCAGATAGGCAGCTAATCTGGTTTCCGCTTACCACACACTTAGAAGCTTTGTGGTGCAGATGAGGAGGCCACTGGGTAGTAACCATTCTCAGGGCAGTGGCTTTTCTCATTGCAGGGTAACATGTGGCAATTGGCAGAAGACATTTCAAATAGCTGACAAGTATTCTATCATTCTCCTCTCTGACAATGGTCACACAAACTACCTGAGAGTCATTTTTGACTTCGCTCGTGTTTCCCACTTTTTGACATGTGGTTGGAAAATCTTGGTCCGTTCCCACTAAATGTCTCTTGGGCACATCTGTTCCGGTCCCACCACCACTGCTCTAAACCTGGATGACAGCAACAGCTTCCTCACTGATACCCTGGATTCAGTGTCTTCTTTGTATATCCTTCCTACCAGAGCCAGATTATCTTTCTTAATAACCATCTTTCTCTTGCTCAAAACCTCACATGGCTTCTTATTTGCTATAAGGATGTCTAAACATATCCTTTTAAGGTCCTTAACATATCCTTTTAAGAAGCtattgccgggtgcggtggctcatgcctgtaatcccagcactttgggaggccgagggggcggatcacctgagatctggagttcaagaccagcctggccaatattgtgaaaccccatctctactaaaatacaaaaattagctggacgtggtggtggatgcctgtaatcctagctacttgggaagctgaggcatgaggattgcttgaacctggaggctgaggttgcagtgagctaagattgtgccatagcactctagcctgggcaacaagtgtgaaacactgtctcaaaaaaaaaaaaaaaaaaaaggatatggagGCCCATGGCCTCTGTCTTTCCAATGCAGCCCCTTTCCCAGCAGTACTTCTAAGCCTGTGCTCTCCACTGTGGACTGACAGcgctcctctctttccttcagtTCCTTCTTGGCTGTCTGCTCATTTTGCGGAGTTATCTGGAACCTCATCTCTGTTCCATCTGTCCATTCACATTTATTCCTAAACGTTTAGCTCAAGTACCACTTCTGGGCTAGGCCTGTAGGCCTTGTTAAGTGAACCTAGTGGGGGTCACAGGATGTTTTTCCAGCAGGATTTTGACATTAAATTGCTACTTACATGTCATATAGTTAGTGCTAATTGACCCAGACTCCCAAACAGCTCCTTCCACTATCAGGATCAAGTCCCCAATCTTAGGCTGTGTTCACCAGCCTAGGCCAGGCTTTTTTGGACTCACATTTGTGACTCTCTTGGACTCACATTTGGTTCTTTCCAATGCACATCTGAGCATTTGCCAGACAGTTCCTTAAAAACGGAATTACCCTATACAGTCTACCACACTACCGTCTACTATTGTTAAGATCCTCCTCTTCTAAGAAGATTGTGCAAATTATTTCTGCCAACCTTCCAATCTGTTAGCACAATCCCGTACTATCCATTTTTGGGTAGATTCTCCCTTCCACTCTGGGGAATAAAGTGTGTCCTGAGCCTCAAGGGAAGAGGAGCTTCCTTTGTTGGATGGTTCATATTTTCTTCAGCAGCTGCAAGGCTGGTGTCCACTACTAACTGTGACATTGACTTATATACTTTCTTTGAGACTAAAGTCCAGTACCTGGTAGTCCATAGCCAGCCAATAAAGGAAGGGAGCTTGGGAGGTCTGGGTTGAATCACGGCTCTTTCCTTACTGGCTGTGGGACCTTAGGAAGTAGCTCCAGCTATCTGAGCCAGTCTCTGCAGACTGAGAGAATAGTCCTTGCCTTGCTTGGGTTGTTGTCAGGCCTAGAGATAACCTGTGTAAGGCTCTGAACACAGGAAATGGCACATAATAAGTGGCTGAAACATGGTGGGCTGCTTCCTGAGGTTCCCAGGGACTTGACTCTATAAGCTGAAGAATAGGGGATTGTTTATTAGCTCATGGGTGGGAACATCTATTTTGTGATTGTATTTACCCTTCTCATCTGTCCAATTAGATGGAAAATTACTAGAGAACCAGTACCAACTGTTTCTTTGGGGTACTCAAGGGATGATGCAGGGTTGAAGcattagaatgttttaaaattctctgacTGAGATGGGATGATTCTCTGAAGTTAGTTTATGAACATAACAGAAAGGCACACAGTAAAAATGTGCTGCTATCCAGGAAAGCAGGGAAGGAGGATCAGGCTGGCTCCCTTTTCCACTTTCTGGCTCTGTGCCTATTTCCCTGCAGCTCACGGTAGCCACCAGCCGCTCCCGGTCCTCCGCCTTCCCCACATGGCATACGGTGCCCGTCACGCTCAGCCCTTCCCCCTGCAGCGTGGCCACCGCCTGGTCCACATTCTGCTGCTTCCGGCTGCTGACGACCACGTGGGCCCCGTCCTGGGCCAAACGCCGGGCAATGGCAAAGCCGATCCTGTGAGCAGAAAGAGACAAAGACTGCCAAGGCCTGTGCAGGGGAAGAGGTGGACAGCATGGGCTCTGAAGACTGTtcgggtttgaattctggctctttCTCTATATGATCTCCACGTGTCTCTTCTATGTGTAAAACAGACTTAATGGCACAGCCATTTTTGTCactcatttactttttcttatgaCCTGGACCACAGCCTCAGTTCCCAAGAACTTACATCACTTTCTACAGTTCCCACCATGGTGACAGGCTTCATCCCCTGTTGGGACTGAGAGGTAAGAAATGAGGTGGGTGTGCAGCAGCCACTTCCATGATTTGAGGGTCTCACTCAGAACAGCTTTGCCCCCAGGTTTCTTTCTTACTAGTCTACAACATTCTCAAAATTCTATCCTTAGTTACTTTTTGGGAACATCTATTTTGTGAGAAGATGGTCTCCGGtcagaaatgtaaatatttcctTTGGAGGAAGAGTTACACATTCTGCACTTGTCAGTCGTTAGCATTTTACCTACGTTTGTATTTTAGTTTTGTGGAGAGCTGGTATCTAGCAAAGTGCTGTAGAAATGAGAACCAAGACAGACAAGAGTGGTGGGTGAGGAACAGGCTGGACAAGGTAGGCCCAGATGTACCGACCTAAACAAAAATCTTGACACATGGCTCTTGTGTCCCATCTAGGTAAGGGGGGGAGGTCCCGGGAGACTTTCTCGTGCCCAAATAGAGTGTCTGGTACATTTTCATAAAGCTGGAGGCCTTGGGATAGGATTTTGAAATCCAGATTCCCTTGGATTTCTAGTTTCTGGTTTTCCCGGACACTAGGTGGAGCTGGTTGACTGGGGCAGCCCAGAACGCTGCCGGGACCAGAAAGATGGGGCTGCACAGAGGTGGCACAGTTGTGCCAGAGGCAGCAGGGACGCGAACCTGGCAAGGGAGGGTCCAGGGCCAGGGGATTCGGAGGGGCTTCAGGCGGACCACGCGGCTGCTTTTTTCCAGGGTCAGATTTTGGCCGCGTGTGAGGTCTGAGAACAGGGGCACCGGAGGCCGAGGATGAGAGGCCCGTGCCTGTTTCCAGGCAGCCAGGGCCTCAGAAACTCCCGCCGGAGCACTCACCCGTCGGTGGAGGCGGTTACCAGGGCCACCTTATTCGCGAGCGGGTCCCGGCGGGTCATCCCGGAGCTGGCCATCCTCACCGAATTCCAAGCCCGGACACAGAGGCCTAGCAGCCCCGCCTTGTGCATGGCTCAGACCAGCAAGTCTGGGTTCCACTCCTTCCAGCGGAGGTGACAGAGAGTAGGGCGAAGGGCAGGACCAAGGGCTAAGGGCAGGACGAAGGGCGGGCCGCTTCCCTGCCCGCCCCCTCCCCGTCCTTGGCCCGCTGGAAGTCCTCTGTGGCGGCGCTCGCCTCCCTCCGCCGCCGCCCCCGGCAGCCAGCTATGTTCCGCCCGACTGGGGCTTGCCTTCCCGGGCTAGCTGGTGACCAAAGCGCTCACTGTTCAAGTTTTCTGTAGGGCTCGCCCCTCCCCTGGCCCCTGCAGGAACCCGCAGACTTTGGCCGCTGCCCTTCTACATCTCCTTGCCCACGTTTTTCTTCTGCGGGAATTGGGGGTTTTGAGTTGCTTTTGCTTCTTCAGAATTCCTTCTCCAAGAAAGTCTGGGTCAATGTATGTGACAGCCCACAGGAGGACAAATGTTTTGAGACTGCCCATGGAGGTGAGTCCTGTGGTCCTTATAGAGTTCACCAGGTGAGGCTGGAGGAGCCTGGGAGAGATGTGATAGGGAGTAGCTGCACCAGGTCTGGCACTGCCCTTCACTCTGCCCAAGGTCTCCTCCATCTTCATGGGCCCTGGAGGGCAGACTATGGTCATTGACCAAACAGTATCTCACATCCCTCGCCAAAGGGACTTCCTCCTTTACAGGGGCTAAGTGCTAGAGAGGAGGCTGCAGAGTCCCTGGAGCAGTGGTGGAAATGCTGAGAACTGGGGGCACTCAAGTTCTCCCTAACCACTATGTCCCCAGGTCTTAGCCTCCATCCtagttcagtaaatatttgttgaatgcaaaATCTCTTTATGAACTGTAAGCTATAAGCACATAGTAGTTACTGCCACCATGTAGTGATTATTTTTGGTGCCCTGGGCCAgactcttcatctgtaaattacTGAGGGTATGGAGTAGATGATGAATAAAGTCCTTACTAGCTATAAATTCTGTGTCCAAGACTTCAGCCTCCACTTCTGCTATGTGGGCTGAAGTGATCTCCCTCCTGGGTTTCTGGGAGAATCAATAAATGTGGATGGCTTATGGTGCACTGTAGAAAGGCCCCAACAGACCCAGATGCAAGCATCAGAATTGGTTTAACCCACTGGCCTCCAAAGGCCAGACTGAGAAGCAGTGCTGGTCCATGACAACGTCTTCACTAGTTCAAggcaaaatgacaaaataaagacattacaGTGGGTTTTACAAAGCTAAGCTTATTTAACAGTCCTTTATTGTGGAGTATACATTCgctcctttgtgtgtgtgtgtgtgtgtgtgcttgtgtatgtgttAGTGTTTTCTTTGAGGAAAGATGACGAAAGCAGATGGGTAGGTTTAGAGATATGTCGTCGGTGAAATCACCAGTTTGGCAGTCTTATGTCAGTCGCTACAATTAAAGGGGAAAGAATTCTGATTTGTGAAATCGGATCTGGGCATGACTTTTTAATAGAATTCATGTTTGCTCAAGATTCATTTAGTGTAGGTCAGCTGAGCAGCTGAAAAAGGATTTCGACATTCAAAAGGGGGTGTACGGTGAGCAAGTAATAGAACAGGCCTGCACTGGATTTATAGTGTTTTCCTCATCCAAGAAGTTACAGCTGCAGTACTCTGCTTTGGTACTCAGCACATCCCGATGAGATAGGAGAGCTTAAGTATAATTTTCCCCATGTCCAGGGAAAGCTGAATCTGACTGGTACTCCTCAGTCTGAGCCTCATGAATTATTGACAGAGGCTGGAAGCGCCACACTCCTTGTCCTCTTGCACTGTTGGAGCTCATGCACTGTGGGAACCCTTCCCAGGGCTCTCCATCTGTGTGTGGGGCTGTGAGGAGGGTACACAGGTGGACAGCTGCAGCGCTTCTCAGGGCTTGGTTCGAAGGGACAGGCCTGCAAGGGGCATTtgctctctcttccccttctcttcagAGGTGGACAGGCGGACTCAGGGGCTGAGGTTGGCAGAAAGGTGAGGAAGACTACACTTCAAGGAGCAAAGGATTCTGGGAAAAGAGAATTGTGGCATGGGAGTTTGGTGAAcatcacatggcctttccttgtGTTGGCAGGGTTGCTATTTGGCTTCCAGCACTATTTCTTTTATGGAGAGCACAGGGGACATTAGGGAGGGGGCCTGTGAGCAGAAAAGGATAGAAGGAAGTCAAGAAGTATGGGAATCTCTAGCACTACTCCTCATCAAGCTGGCTTATTGGAGATAAGAACAGGAAatcttgggccgggcacggtggctcatgcttgtaatcccagcactttaggaggccgacttgggcagatcacttgaggtcatgagttcaagaccagctgggcaacaccgtgaaacctcatctctactgaaaatgcaaaaattagccgggccggtcaggagtttgagaccaccctggccaacatggtgaaaccctgtctttattaaaaatacaaaacttagctgggcgtggtcagaacgtcgagatcagcctggccaacatggtgaaaccctgtctctactaaaaatacaaaaactggccaggcctggtggcacgtgcttgtaatcccagctactcaggaggctgaggcaggagaattgcttgaatctgggaggcagaggttgcagcgagcagagatcatgccactgaactccagcctgggcaacagaacgagagactccatctcaaaaaacaaaaacaaaaacaaaaaaacacaacaggaAATCTTTCAGGGAAATACATGCATATTTGGGAGTATCTCTTTGAAATGGGAACTGTAATAGGCAATGGGATTGTTCTTGCGTGGAGGTGGTAACATCTGCCTATCTTGAGGGACAAATCCCTCCATGATTGAGGGCTCTTCTCCTATCCTTTTCAAGGGCTGCCTGCGGTCCAGAAGAGTATTCACCTGGGGTGGAATTTAAGTCTTGCATTTTGCAATAGCTGTCCTAGATTAATTGTTGAGTCATGCATCACTGACATAAGTCAGGAGTAGGCAGTGTGGGAGGGCTGGTGTGGGCTTAGGACAACTGCTaagtagagaaaataatagtAAGAGTGTTAACCGTATTTATTTAGCACTTTGTTACTAAGTGTTGGCAAGTTTTAAgtgctttttataaattttattgaatatttttcatctgGTGAAATGGGTGTTTTAATGAAGGAAGCCAAAGGCCTGAGGGTTgtgaccaactcagcattccactgaAGGCTATgtgatcaaacagcaaactgtttatcatgaatgcagaATGTGGGCCAACTCACTTCTGCACCTGCCACCAGGAGGTTTGCTGAGGGCAATCACTCCCTGGTGCTGTGCTCCTAGAGGTTATCTACTGCAACATCTGGAGACTACTGTTCAAAGAATGCGGTCGTGCAAGCCTGCACTAAGTCAAGCAGCTGACTGACAACCACCCCTTTCTCCCTACCTcctttactcaataaatatgaaggGCTATAGAAACTCAGGGCCCTTGttcactagaagcaaggagccccctgaccccttcttccaagtttacttttttgcctttgtcttttttcttgtgtTAATCTTCTTTTGTTAAGTCCACCAAGGACTGTggcattttaaattctttttttgttttttgagacagagttttgctctgtcgccaggctggagtgcagtggcacaattttggcccactgcaacctctgcctcccaggttcaagtgattctcctgcttcagtctcccaagtagctgggactacaggcacataccacctgacccagctaatttttgtatttttagtggagatggggtttcaccatgtaggccaggatggtcgcgatcccttgacctagtgatctgcccacctcagcctcccaaagtgctgggattataggcatgagccactgcacctggtcaggtGTTTTAAATTCTCTATGTGAAATTCGAGTGAGTGATGACAACCTCAACCAGTATGTGTTGTATAGCTACACTTCAGTTTTCTGGCAATGTTGGGGGATTGATAGTtttcataaaaatcaattttctctgaatttgtattttaactttcAGGATCAGTGTGTTTTTCAAATCAACACATCtattcattaaatataaaataacacatgcttattattttaaaaagggacagaaagttatttgaaaagtaaaaggTAAACTCTTccctatgtttttttttaaccttcttccCATATAGCTGTTGGCTTTGTGTATCCTTCCAGAAGTTTCCTATACAtttacatgcatttttcttttaaaaattgtttccacAATTGAGATGAGACTATACATACTgtcctttaaatttcttttcttttctttcttctatgcTCCAACCcccactgtttttttcttttttaaaattattatactttaagttctgagatacgcGTGCAgaatgtgcgggtttgttacatgtgccatggtggtttggtgCACCCaacaacctgtcatctacattaagtatttctcctaatgctatccttcccctagccccccaccacccccaaaaggccctggtgtgtgatattgccctccctgtgtccatgtgttctcattgttcaactttcACTTATGAGTCAGAacaggcagtatttggttttctgttctgttgttagtt
This region includes:
- the LOC126958818 gene encoding dehydrogenase/reductase SDR family member 4 isoform X8, with protein sequence MHKAGLLGLCVRAWNSVRMASSGMTRRDPLANKVALVTASTDGIGFAIARRLAQDGAHVVVSSRKQQNVDQAVATLQGEGLSVTGTVCHVGKAEDRERLVATAVKLHGGIDILVSNAAVNPFFGSLMDITEEVWDKRRLSGDRGLHSSLQSISFLDGQGKRGKNERNPADKKVRRARGLCWHRVFPVL
- the LOC126958818 gene encoding dehydrogenase/reductase SDR family member 4 isoform X7, with the protein product MHKAGLLGLCVRAWNSVRMASSGMTRRDPLANKVALVTASTDGIGFAIARRLAQDGAHVVVSSRKQQNVDQAVATLQGEGLSVTGTVCHVGKAEDRERLVATAVKLHGGIDILVSNAAVNPFFGSLMDITEEVWDKTLDINVKAPALMTKAVVPEMEKRGGGSVVIVASIAAFSPSPFWMDKEKEERMKETLQIRRLGESEDYAGILSFLCFEYATYITGETVVVGGGTPSRL
- the LOC126958818 gene encoding dehydrogenase/reductase SDR family member 4 isoform X9; this encodes MHKAGLLGLCVRAWNSVRMASSGMTRRDPLANKVALVTASTDGIGFAIARRLAQDGAHVVVSSRKQQNVDQAVATLQGEGLSVTGTVCHVGKAEDRERLVATAVKLHGGIDILVSNAAVNPFFGSLMDITEEVWDKRRLSGDRGLHSSLQSISFLDGQGKRGKNERNPADKKVRRVRGLCWHLVFPVL
- the LOC126958818 gene encoding dehydrogenase/reductase SDR family member 4 isoform X11, with translation MHKAGLLGLCVRAWNSVRMASSGMTRRDPLANKVALVTASTDGIGFAIARRLAQDGAHVVVSSRKQQNVDQAVATLQGEGLSVTGTVCHVGKAEDRERLVATAVKLHGGIDILVSNAAVNPFFGSLMDITEEVWDKTLDINVKAPALMTKAVVPEMEKRGYGE
- the LOC126958818 gene encoding dehydrogenase/reductase SDR family member 4 isoform X6, whose product is MHKAGLLGLCVRAWNSVRMASSGMTRRDPLANKVALVTASTDGIGFAIARRLAQDGAHVVVSSRKQQNVDQAVATLQGEGLSVTGTVCHVGKAEDRERLVATAVKLHGGIDILVSNAAVNPFFGSLMDITEEVWDKTLDINVKAPALMTKAVVPEMEKRGGGSVVIVASIAAFSPSPFWMDKEKEERMKETLQIRRLGEPEDCAGIVSFLCSEDASYITGETVVVGGGTPTRL